One Klebsiella electrica genomic window, GACGCTGAAGTCCGCGCAGGACAAGCTAAGCCAGTATCGCGCCGGCAACCGTCCGCAGGAAATCGCCCAGGCTAAAGCCAGCCTTGAACAGGCGCAGGCGGCCCTGGCACAGGCCAGACTCAACCTGCACGATACCACGCTTACCGCCCCGTCCGACGGCACGCTGATGACTCGCGCCGTCGAACCGGGCAGCATGCTCAGCGCTGGCGGCACGGTCATGACGCTGTCGCTGACTCACCCGGTATGGGTCCGTGCCTACATTGATGAAAAAAATCTCGGCCAGGCGGTGCCCGGACGAGAAGTGCTGCTCTATACCGATAGTCGCCCGAATCAGCCCTGGCACGGCAAAATTGGCTTCGTGTCGCCGAGCGCCGAATTTACGCCGAAGACCGTAGAGACGCCGGATTTACGGACTGACCTCGTCTATCGCCTGCGTATTGTCGTCACCGATGCCGATGATTCGCTGCGCCAGGGGATGCCGGTGACCGTCACCTTCGGCGGCGGGAACGGACATGAGTGAGGACGTTATCACGCTCAGCGGGCTAACCCGCAGCTTCCCCGGCATGGATCGGCCCGCCGTGGCGCCGCTTAACTGCACCATCCGCGCCGGCTATGTGACCGGCCTGGTCGGCCCTGACGGCGCCGGGAAAACCACCTTGATGCGCATGCTCGCCGGGCTACTGAAGGCCGATGACGGCACCGCCAGGGTGATCGGTTTCGACCCGATTGCCGACGACAGCGCCCTGCACGCGGTGCTCGGCTATATGCCGCAAAAATTCGGCCTCTACGAAGACCTGACGGTCATGGAAAACCTCACGCTGTATGCCGACCTGCGCAGCGTTACCGGCGAGACGCGCAGGAAAACCTTCGCCCGCCTGCTGGAATTTACCTCCCTCGGCCCCTTTACCGACAGGCTGGCCGGGAAGCTTTCCGGCGGGATGAAGCAAAAACTGGGCCTCGCCTGCACCCTGGTGGGCGAGCCAAAAGTCCTGCTGCTCGATGAGCCAGGGGTCGGGGTTGACCCTATCTCCCGTCGTGAACTGTGGCAAATGGTGCACGAACTGGCGGGCGACGGGATGCTGATCCTCTGGAGCACCTCTTACCTTGATGAGGCGGAACAGTGCCGCGACGTCCTGCTGATGAATGAAGGCCAGCTGCTTTATCAGGGCGAGCCGAAAGCGTTGACCCAAACCATGGCCGGGCGCAGTTTTCTGGTCTCCAGCCATGAAGAGAATAACCGTCGCCTCCTGCAACGCGCGCTGAAGCTGCCGCAGATCAGCGATGGCGTGATTCAGGGGAAATCGGTCCGCCTGATCCTCAAAAAAGAGGCCACCGTTGAAGAGGTACAGAGCAGCGATAGCATGCCGACGCTGGAGATGACCGAAACCGCACCGCGCTTTGAAGACGCCTTCATCGATCTGCTGGGCGGCGTCGCGACCGCGGAATCGCCGCTGGGCGACATTATCCATCGCGTAGAGGGTACGGCCGATGAAACGGTGATTGCAGCGCAGAGCCTGAGCAAAAAATTCGGCGACTTCGCCGCCACCGACCACGTCGATTTCAGCGTCAAGCGTGGGGAAATTTTCGGCCTGCTTGGCCCCAACGGCGCCGGCAAATCCACCACTTTTAAAATGATGTGCGGCCTGCTGGTGCCGACCTCCGGCAAGGCGCTGGTACTGGGAATGGATCTGAAAGTCAGCTCCGGGAAGGCGCGCCAGCATCTCGGCTACATGGCGCAGAAGTTTTCGCTGTACGGCAACCTGACCGTGGAGCAAAACCTGCGCTTCTTCTCGGGCGTTTACGGTCTGCGCGGCCGGGCCCAGAACGAGAAAATCGCCCGGATGAGCGACGCCTTTGGTCTGAAAAGCATCGCCAGCCATGCGGCCGATGAGCTGCCGTTGGGCTACAAGCAGCGTCTGGCGCTGGCCTGCTCGCTGATGCATGAACCCGATATTCTGTTTCTCGATGAGCCGACATCAGGTGTCGACCCGATTACCCGCCGCGAGTTCTGGCTGCATATTAATAGCATGGTGGATAAAGGGGTGACGGTGATGGTGACGACCCACTTTATGGATGAGGCCGAATATTGCGATCGCATTGGCCTGGTGTATCACGGCAAGCTGATCGCCAGCGGCACGCCGGATGCGCTCAAAGCACAGGCGGCAAACGATCAACAGCCCGATCCGACGATGGAGCAGGCCTTTATCACTCTGATTCACAACTGGGATAAGGAGAATGCCGGTGAGCGCTAAAATTCTGTCATGGCGCCGCGTGCGCGCCCTGTGCGTCAAAGAGACGCGGCAGATAGTCCGCGACCCCAGCAGCTGGCTGATTGCGGTGGTCATTCCGCTGCTGCTGCTGTTTATCTTCGGCTACGGGATCAATCTCGACTCCAGTAAACTCAAAGTCGGCGTCCTGCTGGAACAACAAAGCGAAGAGGCGCTGGATTTCGTCCACGCCATGACCGGCTCACCCTATATTGACGCCACCGTCAGCGACAATCGCCAGCAGCTGATTGAAATGATGCAGGCCGGGCGCATTCGTGGACTGGTGGTCATCCCGGTGGATTTCGACCGGAAGATGGCGCGCCCCGGCGATAATGCTCCCATCCAGCTGATTACCGACGGCAGCGAACCCAATACCGCCAACTTTGCCCGGGGCTACGTGGAGGGCATCTGGCAAATCTGGCAGCAGCAGCGCGCGCAAGACCGCGGGGAAACCTTCGAACCGCTGATTGATGTCCAGATGCGCTACTGGTTTAACCCCGCGGCTATCAGCCAGCACTTTATTATTCCCGGCGCCATTACCATTATTATGACGGTGGTCGGCGCGATTCTGACTTCGCTGGTGGTGGCCCGCGAATGGGAGCGCGGGACCATGGAGGCGCTGCTGTCGACGGAAATCACCCGCGCAGAGCTGCTGCTGTGCAAGCTGATTCCCTACTATTTCCTCGGCATGCTGGCGATGCTGCTGTGTATGCTGGTGGCGGTGTTCATCCTCGGCGTGCCGTTTCGCGGTTCGCTGGTGGTTCTGTTCTTGATAACCAGCCTGTTTTTGCTCAGCACCCTCGGGATGGGGCTGCTCATTTCGACCATCACCCGTAATCAGTTTAACGCCGCGCAGGTCGCGCTGAACGCCGCCTTTCTGCCCTCGATCATGCTCTCCGGGTTTATTTTCCAGATCGACAGCATGCCGGCGGTGATCCGCGCGGTGACCTATATCATCCCGGCGCGCTATTTCGTCAGCACGCTGCAAAGCCTGTTTCTCGCCGGTAATATTCCGCTGGTGCTGCTGGTGAACACGCTGTTTTTAATTGCCTCGGCGGTGATGTTTATCGGTCTGACCTGGCTGAAGACCAGGCGTCGACTGGATTAATTCTGGCGCTCGTATTGTGCCCGGCGACGCTTGCCGGACCTGCGGGCCGTGTAGATCGGGTAAGCACAGCGCGACCCGATATGAGGAAGGTACTATGTTTCATCGCTTATGGACCTTGATTCGTAAAGAGCTGCAATCGCTGCTGCGCGAGCCGCAAACGCGCGCCATTTTGATTATGCCGGTGCTGATTCAGGTGCTGCTGTTTCCCTTCGCCGCGACGCTGGAGGTGACCAACGCCACCATAGCCATCTACAACGAAGACAATGGTCGTCACGCGGTAGAGCTGACCCAGCGTTTCGCCCGGGCCAAAGCCTTCACCCATGTGATGATCCTCAAAAGCCCGCAGGAGATCCGCCCGACGATCGATGAGCAAAAAGCGCTGTTGCTGATCCGCTTCCCGGCGGACTTCTCGCGCAATCTCGACACCAACCAGCCCGCGCCGCTCCAGCTCTTACTCGACGGCCGCAACTCGAACAGCGCGCAGATCGCCGCCAACTATCTCCAGCAGATAGTCAAAAACTATCAGCAGGAGTTGCTGGAAGGGAAAGCGAAGCCGAACAACAGCGAGCTTATCGTGCGCAACTGGTATAACCCGAATCTCGATTACAAATGGTTTGTGGTGCCGTCGCTTATCGCCATGATCACCACCATCGGCGTGATGATCGTCACCTCTCTCTCGGTGGCCCGCGAGCGGGAGCAAGGCACGCTCGATCAGCTGCTGGTTTCGCCGCTGGCCACCTGGCAAATTTTCGTCGGCAAAGCGGTTCCGGCGCTGATTGTTGCCACGCTGCAGGCGAGCATCGTACTGGCTATCGGCATCTGGGCGTATCAAATCCCGTTCGCCGGTTCGCTGCTGCTGTTTTACTTTACGATGGTCATTTACGGTCTGTCGCTGGTGGGGTTCGGCCTGCTGATTTCATCGTTGTGCTCAACCCAGCAGCAGGCTTTCATCGGCGTTTTCGTCTTTATGATGCCGGCTATCCTGCTTTCCGGCTACGTCTCACCGGTTGAGAATATGCCGCAGTGGCTGCAGGACGTGACATGGATAAACCCGATTCGTCACTTTACTGATATCACCAAGCAGATTTATTTGAAGGATGCGAGTCTGGAGATTGTATGGGGAAGTTTGTGGCCGCTACTGGTCATAGCGGCCACAACGGGTTCAGCGGCATATGCGATGTTCCGCAGAAAGATCGCCTGATCCCCGTCATCGTTCAGGCTGCCTCGGCGTTGGCTTCCTTACTCACCCCGGTCACATAGCTATCTATGCTCCCGGGGATTCGTCGCGTCGCCGCCTTGATGCAGTCCGAACGCTTTAGGGGATCCTTGCTATCGTTCAGCCTGCCTCGGCGTTGGCCTGATTACCCGGTCCGTCCTGGGCCTCGCCACGTCGGCCCGTTCGCACAGCTATCTGTGCTTCTGGGGATTGGCAGCGTTGCCGCCTTGTTGTAGCCCGAACGATTTAGCGTATCTGTTTTTATCTTTCGCCAACAGCGACACCACTGCCGGGCCTGCCAGAATCGCCACCCCGGCGACGGCCAGCAGCAGATTATTGTGCAGCACGCGCGAAAGTAGCCACAGCACGATAACCGCCACGCCAAAGTACCAGGTGGTGGTGAGCTCCTCAAGGAAGTCACCGACATCACGCCAGCGGGCTTCCTGGTGGCGCTGTAAAAACAGCATCGACAGTAATGTGACGCCGTACAGTACGCACAGCCCTAATCCGACGCGAACCAGCGCGCCACTCATCCAACCCATCACCAGTACTGCCACGACCAGTAGATGCAACATAATCTGCCAGCAACTGAGGCCAGTTGCGACGCGTACACGTTGTTGCCACTTCATGGCTTCTCTCCTGAAGGATCTTTATCTGTAACTCAGAGTACCGCACTTTACGGAAAATTCCGGAACACCGCATCTTTTTGTGACACCTACTACACTATTTCATTCAGGAAAGTGACATTGACCGGAGAAACATGGCTGAGCAAACGGGCGGATTTTCGTTAAACGTGCTGACAATTAACATTCATAAAGGCTTTACGACGTTTAATCGACGCTTCATGTTGCCGGCACTGCGCGACGCCATCCGCAGCGTCAGCGCCGACATCGTCTGTCTGCAGGAAGTCACCGGGGCGCATGAGATTCATTCGCTGCAGATCGAAAACTGGCCGGATCGCAGCCATTATGAGTTTCTTGCCGATAGTCTGTGGAGCGAATACGCCTACGGACGCAACGCGGTCTATCCGGAAGGGCATCACGGCAATGCCGTGCTCTCCCGCTTTCCTATTGAATATACGGAAAATGTTGATATCTCCGTTGGCGACAGCGAAAAGCGCGGTCTGCTCTACTGCCGGATTGTAGCGCCGCAAAGCGCGGCGCTACACCTGTTTTGTGTGCACCTCGGCCTGAGGACGCGGCAGCGATCGGCCCAGCTGGCGATGCTCGCCCGGCGGGTCAACGACCTGCCCGCCCGGCAGCCGGTGGTGGTGGCCGGCGATTTTAACGACTGGCGCCAGCAGGCCAACCGGGTGCTCAAGTCGCAGGCCGGGCTGGAGGAGATCTTTACCCGCGCCCATGGCCGCCCGGCGAGAACCTTTCCGGCGCGTTTTCCGCTCCTGCGCCTTGACCGGATCTATGTGAAAAATGCGCATGCCAGCCACCCGACGGCGTTGCCGCTTCGACCCTGGCGTCACCTCTCCGATCATGCCCCGCTGAGTGTGGAGATTCATTTATGAAATGCCGCTGGCAGGAAGGAAACCGCATTCTGCTTCTGGAGAACGGCGATAACTATTACCCGGCGCTGTTTGCCGCCATCGCCCGCGCGCAGCGAAAAGTGATCCTCGAAACGTTTATCTGGTTTGAAGATGACGTGGGCTGGCAACTACACGCCGTGCTGCTAAAAGCCGCACGCCGCGGGATACGGGTCGAAGTGCTGCTCGACGGCTACGGTTCTCCCGATCTGAGCGAGCGTTTCGTCAATGAACTGAGTGCCGCCGGCGTGATTTTTCGCTACTACGATCCGCGCCCGCGTCTGTTCGGCATGCGGACCAATCTGTTTCGCCGCATGCACCGCAAAATCGTGGTGATCGATGAGACGACGGCCTTCGTCGGGGGCATCAATTACTCCGCCGAGCATATGACCGACTACGGCCCGGAGGCAAAACAGGACTATGCCGTTCAGGTGGAGGGGCCGGTGGTGCAGGATATCCTGCAATTTGAGCTGGAGAATCTCCCGGCCAGCGAAGAGACCCGCCGCTGGTGGCGTCGGCGTCGCCACCAGCCGGCGATCAACCGCAGCCCCGGGGAAGCACAGGCGCTGTTTGTCTGGCGGGATAATCACGAACATCGCGATGATATTGAACGCCATTATCTCAAGATGCTGGCTAACGCCCGCCGGGAAGTGATCATTGCCAACGCCTACTTTTTCCCCGGCTACCGGCTGCTGCATGCGATGCGTAACGCCGCCCGCCGCGGCGTGCGGGTTAAGCTGATTGTGCAGGGCGAGCCGGATATTCCGATCGTTAAAGTCGGCGCCCGCCTGCTGTATCGCTACCTGGTCAACGGCGGCGTACAGGTTTTTGAGTATCAGCGCCGACCGCTGCACGGCAAAGTTGCCCTCGCCGATGACCATTGGGCTACCGTCGGCTCAAGCAATCTTGACCCGCTCAGCCTGTCATTAAATCTGGAAGCCAACCTGATTATCCACGATCGCCAGTTTAACCAGACCTTACGCGATAACCTCAACGGGCTGATCGCCGAGGACTGCCAGCAGGTGGACAAATCGATGCTGCCAAAGCGCAGCTGGTGGAATTTGGCTAAGAGCGTGCTGGCATTCCACTTTCTGCGTCACTTCCCGGCATGGATAGGCTGGCTGCCTGCCCATACGCCGCATCTGGCGCGGGTGCGCCCGCCGGTACAGCCAGAAATTGAGACTCAGGATCGACTGGATGCGACGAATCAGGAGGTGAAACCCTGATGGCAAAATCGTCCCCTCGCAGGCGGATGGCGAAAAAGATCTTCACCGTCATTTTCCTCCTCGCCGTCACCGCTCTGCTGGTGGTTTACGCGCAAAAGGTGGACTGGCCGGCGGTGTGGAAGGTGATTCGTCACTATGATAGTGCCGTCCTGCTCGGCGCTATGGGGCTGACGATAGTAAGCTACCTGATTTATGGCTGCTACGACCTGCTGGGGCGCGCCTGGTGTGGACACAAACTGGCTAAACGGCAGGTGATGCTGGTGTCGTTTATCTGCTACGCCTTTAATCTGACCCTCAGTACCTGGGTAGGCGGTATCGGGATGCGCTACCGCCTCTATTCGCGCCTGGGTTTGAGCGGCGGGACCATTACCCGTATTTTCTCATTGAGCATTACCACCAACTGGCTGGGCTTTATTCTGCTGGGCGGCGTCATTTTCACCGCCAATCTGGTGGCGCTACCGGCGCAGTGGTATATCAGCCAGGGCACGCTACGGCTCATCGGCGGCGGGCTGCTGGCGATGAGCGCGCTTTATCTGTGGGCCTGCGCGTTCGCCCGCCGACGCCATCTGACTCTTAAAGGCCAACGGCTGGTACTGCCGTCATGGCGGTTCGCTCTGCTGCAAATGGCGCTTTCGGTGGCCAACTGGATGGTGATGGGCGCGATTATCTGGCTGCTGATGGCGCAGCAGGTTGATTATTTCCTGGTGCTGGGCGTGCTGCTGGTCAGCAGTATTGCCGGCGTCATTGTGCATATTCCCGCCGGGATCGGCGTGCTGGAAGCCGTTTTTATCGCCATGCTTTCCGCCGGGTCGATTAGCCGTGGCGAGATTATTGCCGCCCTGCTGGCCTGGCGCGCGCTGTATTACTTTTTGCCGCTGCTTATCGCTACCGTCTGCTATCTGCTGCTGGAGAGTCGGGCGAAAACGTTACGCGAAAAGAATCAGCGTAAGCTGGCGGACGGATAGGAGAGATGGCCGGAGATAATCTGCGCTCCCCGGGCCAGATACAGCCCGGGGACCCAAAGCCTTAACGGCGGTTGCCGAAAATACGCAGCAGCATCAGGAACAGGTTGATAAAGTCCAGATACAGCGTCAGCGCGCCGAGAATGGAGTACTTACGCAGCGTTGAGGTGTCGCGGGTATCGATCTGCTCGCCGATGTTTTTCAGCTTCTGCGTGTCGTAAGCGGTCAGGCCGACAAACACGATCACCCCGATATAGGTAATTGCCCACATCAGCGCTTCGCTCTTCAGCCAGAGGTTGACCAGCGAAGCCAGGACGATGCCAATTAAGGCCATAAACAGCATGTTGCCAAAACCGCTAAGATCGCGCTTCGTGGTATAGCCGTAAAGGCTCATTATCCCAAACATCCCGCCGCTGACCACAAAGGTGCTGGCAATCGACGAATAGGTGTAGACGAGGAAGATACTGGATAGCGTCAGTCCGGTCAGCGCCGAATAGAGCATAAACAGCGTAGTCGCCATCCCAGCGCTCAGGCGCTGCACCATCCCGGAGAGCACGAAGACCAGCGCCAGCTGGGCGATAATTAAACCAAAAAAGGTTATTTTGCTGGAAAAGACGAACATCATGACCGCCGGCGTATTGGCGGCAAACCAGGCAATGAATGCCGTCAACAGCAGCCCGACCGTCATCCAGCCGTATACCTGGGCCATATAGGTTTGCAGGCCGCCGCGCGCCTGAACAATAGAATCTGAACGAGGGAATCTGTCCATGACTGTCTCCTGATTAACACGTTTTATCTTATTAAGCGTATCACACTACCAGCGCTCTGCCGCCTGGCGATCGCTATCGCGCGCATCTACCCAGCGTTCGCCTTCCGCTGTCGCTTCCCGTTTCCAGAACGGCGCGCGGGTTTTCAGGTAATCCATAATGAATTCCCCGGCGGCAAACGCGCTGCTGCGGTGCGCGCTGGTCACGCCAACAAACACAATCTCTTCGCCAGGCCACATTTCGCCGATGCGGTGAATCACCGTCACCCGGCCGAGCGGCCAGCGTTCCCGCGCCAGTTCAACGATTTCCGCCAGCGATTTCTCCGTCATTCCCGGATAGTGTTCGAGGGTCAGCGCCTTCACGCTGTCCCCGAGATTGTGGTTACGTACTTTTCCGGTAAACGTGACCACCGCGCCGTCTTCATCGCGCTCGGCCAGCCACGGATATTCGTCGCCGACGCAAAAACGATCGCGACTGACGATGATGCGAGTCTGCGTCATTTAACCTCCCGTAACCGGCGGAAAGAACGCCACTTCGTCGCCGGACACCAGCGGATGGTCAAAGGGGGTCAGCGTCTGGTTTACCGCCGCCAGCAGCTTGCCCTCTTCCAGCGCCAGCGCCCAACGTTCGCTGCGACCGGCAAGCTGACGCCGCACGGTTTCGACCGTCGACAGCGCATCGACCTCGAGGGTCAGGGATTCGGTGCCAACCAGTTCGCGCACCTGGGCAAAAAACAGAACCTTAATCATGCGTCTCGTCCGCCTTGAAATCCCCGGATTTGCCGCCGCTTTTCGCCAGCAGACGCACCGGGCCAATCACCATATCTTTTTGTACCGCTTTGCACATATCGTAAATCGTCAGCGCCGCCACGGAGGCGGCGGTCAGCGCTTCCATCTCCACGCCGGTTTTGCCGGTCAGACGGCACAGCGACTCGATGCGTACCCGGTTGTGTTCCGGCTGAGCCTGCAAATTGACTTCGACTTTACTCAGCATCAGCGGATGGCACAGCGGGATCAGCTCCC contains:
- the hlyD gene encoding secretion protein HlyD; the protein is MKKPVIIVLLALLLIAAFGGGWWWYQSSQQRELTLYGNVDIRTVNLSFRVGGRLASLNVDEGDKIQSGQILGQLDRAPYENALQQAQANVSTAQAQYDLMMAGYRAEEIAQAAAAVKQAQAAYDYAQNFYQRQLGLRQSSAISVNDLENARSSRDQAQATLKSAQDKLSQYRAGNRPQEIAQAKASLEQAQAALAQARLNLHDTTLTAPSDGTLMTRAVEPGSMLSAGGTVMTLSLTHPVWVRAYIDEKNLGQAVPGREVLLYTDSRPNQPWHGKIGFVSPSAEFTPKTVETPDLRTDLVYRLRIVVTDADDSLRQGMPVTVTFGGGNGHE
- a CDS encoding ATP-binding cassette domain-containing protein, which gives rise to MSEDVITLSGLTRSFPGMDRPAVAPLNCTIRAGYVTGLVGPDGAGKTTLMRMLAGLLKADDGTARVIGFDPIADDSALHAVLGYMPQKFGLYEDLTVMENLTLYADLRSVTGETRRKTFARLLEFTSLGPFTDRLAGKLSGGMKQKLGLACTLVGEPKVLLLDEPGVGVDPISRRELWQMVHELAGDGMLILWSTSYLDEAEQCRDVLLMNEGQLLYQGEPKALTQTMAGRSFLVSSHEENNRRLLQRALKLPQISDGVIQGKSVRLILKKEATVEEVQSSDSMPTLEMTETAPRFEDAFIDLLGGVATAESPLGDIIHRVEGTADETVIAAQSLSKKFGDFAATDHVDFSVKRGEIFGLLGPNGAGKSTTFKMMCGLLVPTSGKALVLGMDLKVSSGKARQHLGYMAQKFSLYGNLTVEQNLRFFSGVYGLRGRAQNEKIARMSDAFGLKSIASHAADELPLGYKQRLALACSLMHEPDILFLDEPTSGVDPITRREFWLHINSMVDKGVTVMVTTHFMDEAEYCDRIGLVYHGKLIASGTPDALKAQAANDQQPDPTMEQAFITLIHNWDKENAGER
- a CDS encoding ABC transporter permease, which gives rise to MSAKILSWRRVRALCVKETRQIVRDPSSWLIAVVIPLLLLFIFGYGINLDSSKLKVGVLLEQQSEEALDFVHAMTGSPYIDATVSDNRQQLIEMMQAGRIRGLVVIPVDFDRKMARPGDNAPIQLITDGSEPNTANFARGYVEGIWQIWQQQRAQDRGETFEPLIDVQMRYWFNPAAISQHFIIPGAITIIMTVVGAILTSLVVAREWERGTMEALLSTEITRAELLLCKLIPYYFLGMLAMLLCMLVAVFILGVPFRGSLVVLFLITSLFLLSTLGMGLLISTITRNQFNAAQVALNAAFLPSIMLSGFIFQIDSMPAVIRAVTYIIPARYFVSTLQSLFLAGNIPLVLLVNTLFLIASAVMFIGLTWLKTRRRLD
- a CDS encoding ABC transporter permease, with protein sequence MFHRLWTLIRKELQSLLREPQTRAILIMPVLIQVLLFPFAATLEVTNATIAIYNEDNGRHAVELTQRFARAKAFTHVMILKSPQEIRPTIDEQKALLLIRFPADFSRNLDTNQPAPLQLLLDGRNSNSAQIAANYLQQIVKNYQQELLEGKAKPNNSELIVRNWYNPNLDYKWFVVPSLIAMITTIGVMIVTSLSVAREREQGTLDQLLVSPLATWQIFVGKAVPALIVATLQASIVLAIGIWAYQIPFAGSLLLFYFTMVIYGLSLVGFGLLISSLCSTQQQAFIGVFVFMMPAILLSGYVSPVENMPQWLQDVTWINPIRHFTDITKQIYLKDASLEIVWGSLWPLLVIAATTGSAAYAMFRRKIA
- a CDS encoding YbhQ family protein — encoded protein: MKWQQRVRVATGLSCWQIMLHLLVVAVLVMGWMSGALVRVGLGLCVLYGVTLLSMLFLQRHQEARWRDVGDFLEELTTTWYFGVAVIVLWLLSRVLHNNLLLAVAGVAILAGPAVVSLLAKDKNRYAKSFGLQQGGNAANPQKHR
- a CDS encoding endonuclease/exonuclease/phosphatase family protein; the protein is MAEQTGGFSLNVLTINIHKGFTTFNRRFMLPALRDAIRSVSADIVCLQEVTGAHEIHSLQIENWPDRSHYEFLADSLWSEYAYGRNAVYPEGHHGNAVLSRFPIEYTENVDISVGDSEKRGLLYCRIVAPQSAALHLFCVHLGLRTRQRSAQLAMLARRVNDLPARQPVVVAGDFNDWRQQANRVLKSQAGLEEIFTRAHGRPARTFPARFPLLRLDRIYVKNAHASHPTALPLRPWRHLSDHAPLSVEIHL
- the clsB gene encoding cardiolipin synthase ClsB; the encoded protein is MKCRWQEGNRILLLENGDNYYPALFAAIARAQRKVILETFIWFEDDVGWQLHAVLLKAARRGIRVEVLLDGYGSPDLSERFVNELSAAGVIFRYYDPRPRLFGMRTNLFRRMHRKIVVIDETTAFVGGINYSAEHMTDYGPEAKQDYAVQVEGPVVQDILQFELENLPASEETRRWWRRRRHQPAINRSPGEAQALFVWRDNHEHRDDIERHYLKMLANARREVIIANAYFFPGYRLLHAMRNAARRGVRVKLIVQGEPDIPIVKVGARLLYRYLVNGGVQVFEYQRRPLHGKVALADDHWATVGSSNLDPLSLSLNLEANLIIHDRQFNQTLRDNLNGLIAEDCQQVDKSMLPKRSWWNLAKSVLAFHFLRHFPAWIGWLPAHTPHLARVRPPVQPEIETQDRLDATNQEVKP
- a CDS encoding lysylphosphatidylglycerol synthase domain-containing protein, translated to MAKSSPRRRMAKKIFTVIFLLAVTALLVVYAQKVDWPAVWKVIRHYDSAVLLGAMGLTIVSYLIYGCYDLLGRAWCGHKLAKRQVMLVSFICYAFNLTLSTWVGGIGMRYRLYSRLGLSGGTITRIFSLSITTNWLGFILLGGVIFTANLVALPAQWYISQGTLRLIGGGLLAMSALYLWACAFARRRHLTLKGQRLVLPSWRFALLQMALSVANWMVMGAIIWLLMAQQVDYFLVLGVLLVSSIAGVIVHIPAGIGVLEAVFIAMLSAGSISRGEIIAALLAWRALYYFLPLLIATVCYLLLESRAKTLREKNQRKLADG
- a CDS encoding Bax inhibitor-1/YccA family protein is translated as MDRFPRSDSIVQARGGLQTYMAQVYGWMTVGLLLTAFIAWFAANTPAVMMFVFSSKITFFGLIIAQLALVFVLSGMVQRLSAGMATTLFMLYSALTGLTLSSIFLVYTYSSIASTFVVSGGMFGIMSLYGYTTKRDLSGFGNMLFMALIGIVLASLVNLWLKSEALMWAITYIGVIVFVGLTAYDTQKLKNIGEQIDTRDTSTLRKYSILGALTLYLDFINLFLMLLRIFGNRR
- the moaE gene encoding molybdopterin synthase catalytic subunit MoaE, with product MTQTRIIVSRDRFCVGDEYPWLAERDEDGAVVTFTGKVRNHNLGDSVKALTLEHYPGMTEKSLAEIVELARERWPLGRVTVIHRIGEMWPGEEIVFVGVTSAHRSSAFAAGEFIMDYLKTRAPFWKREATAEGERWVDARDSDRQAAERW
- the moaD gene encoding molybdopterin synthase sulfur carrier subunit; this encodes MIKVLFFAQVRELVGTESLTLEVDALSTVETVRRQLAGRSERWALALEEGKLLAAVNQTLTPFDHPLVSGDEVAFFPPVTGG
- the moaC gene encoding cyclic pyranopterin monophosphate synthase MoaC, whose protein sequence is MSQLTHINAAGEAHMVDVSAKAETVREARAEAYVEMRPTTLAMIIDGSHRKGDVFATARIAGIQAAKRTWELIPLCHPLMLSKVEVNLQAQPEHNRVRIESLCRLTGKTGVEMEALTAASVAALTIYDMCKAVQKDMVIGPVRLLAKSGGKSGDFKADETHD